In one Bryobacteraceae bacterium genomic region, the following are encoded:
- a CDS encoding molybdopterin-dependent oxidoreductase — MPGSRSRLGISRRALLAGSAAGAWLRAQETEAIAFDLSLLDDPAVHNELFFVRQHFPQPSGLSAAVWKIEVAGAVKTPSSVPLEALSRLPERRLPATVECAENPVGGGLVSHAEWTGHPLASVLEAARVSDRATHVVLHGADGFAHPIPLSKATHSDTLLVTGMNGEKLPPGHGFPIRAIIPGWYGMQSIKWLNKIEVLEGEPPARAYRRRTQSLLAGTRDDGAVGAGLVKAVFTRPLDGAILTQRGRFHVRGVAWAGEHSIARVELTADGATWHTAQLDDKPQPYVWVRWSWMWTPAAPGIVELAVRATDDAGNQQPRQRTRTRMDPYESNAWQSIRITVS, encoded by the coding sequence TTGCCTGGTAGCCGTTCTCGCCTCGGGATCTCCCGGCGGGCATTGCTGGCCGGGAGCGCCGCCGGAGCATGGCTTCGTGCTCAAGAGACCGAAGCCATTGCGTTCGACCTGTCGCTGCTGGACGATCCGGCCGTTCATAACGAGTTGTTCTTCGTCCGGCAGCACTTCCCGCAGCCGTCCGGCCTGTCGGCGGCGGTCTGGAAGATCGAAGTCGCCGGTGCGGTCAAGACGCCCTCGAGCGTCCCCCTCGAAGCGTTGTCCCGCCTGCCGGAACGCCGGCTTCCGGCCACCGTCGAGTGCGCCGAGAATCCAGTGGGCGGAGGGCTCGTTAGCCACGCCGAATGGACCGGCCACCCGCTCGCGTCCGTGCTCGAAGCGGCCCGAGTCTCCGATCGCGCCACCCATGTGGTCCTCCACGGCGCCGACGGTTTCGCGCATCCGATTCCTCTCTCCAAGGCCACGCACTCCGACACTCTGCTCGTCACTGGGATGAATGGAGAAAAGCTGCCCCCCGGCCACGGATTCCCAATCCGCGCGATCATACCCGGCTGGTACGGCATGCAATCGATCAAGTGGCTGAACAAGATCGAGGTGCTCGAGGGGGAACCGCCCGCGCGAGCCTACCGGCGGCGGACGCAGTCTCTACTGGCCGGCACCCGCGACGACGGCGCGGTTGGGGCCGGTCTGGTGAAAGCCGTCTTCACACGTCCCTTGGACGGCGCGATCCTGACGCAGCGGGGGCGCTTCCACGTTCGCGGCGTTGCTTGGGCCGGCGAGCACAGCATTGCTCGGGTGGAGCTCACCGCGGACGGCGCGACTTGGCACACCGCGCAACTCGACGACAAGCCGCAACCCTACGTCTGGGTGCGATGGTCCTGGATGTGGACACCGGCGGCGCCGGGGATTGTGGAACTCGCGGTTCGCGCCACCGATGACGCCGGCAATCAACAGCCGCGGCAGCGCACGCGAACTCGCATGGACCCCTACGAATCAAACGCCTGGCAGTCCATCCGGATCACGGTAAGCTGA
- a CDS encoding tetratricopeptide repeat protein: MAALHLLLPLLLTAQIEQADEAFRAGDFEHAGTLAREALRRDPSAVHAHMILGVVAARSEDWAASDRHFRNVIRLQPSNAFGYFYLGQARLYQKQWLPAIQSFRRARARSYPDTDRLRVELALALNEHGQPKEALNELQGDPPQDQHLAAQFYAVTAFARDRLGQTATAIESARQALAVDDTNPLVWDFVIEALIRSDEAPAALAAAIRAQKKFPDRGDTQYLFALASHHVVESPLSKLALRNLEEAEPGSARVALAEGLALRKQGRTEEALAAFENAARRGAPDAHLLLGILRKEGGDYAAAERELRAATRQNPRNGQAFLELGKLLFSRGDLPGARLRLETAEGLMPEASTVHYQLGLLYRRLGLTGKAAEQLSRVRNTGAAAK; this comes from the coding sequence ATGGCTGCGCTGCATCTCCTGCTTCCGCTGCTACTCACCGCGCAGATCGAGCAAGCCGACGAAGCATTCCGGGCGGGCGACTTCGAGCATGCCGGAACGCTTGCCCGGGAGGCACTGCGGCGCGATCCGTCGGCCGTCCACGCACACATGATTCTCGGCGTTGTCGCCGCCCGAAGCGAAGATTGGGCGGCGTCGGACCGCCACTTCCGCAATGTCATCCGGCTCCAGCCGTCTAACGCCTTCGGCTACTTCTACCTTGGCCAGGCTCGCCTTTATCAAAAACAATGGCTGCCCGCGATTCAGTCCTTCCGGCGGGCTCGCGCCCGCAGCTACCCCGACACCGACCGGTTGCGCGTGGAGTTGGCGCTGGCCCTCAATGAGCATGGACAACCCAAGGAAGCACTGAACGAGCTACAGGGTGACCCGCCGCAGGACCAGCACCTGGCCGCTCAGTTCTACGCCGTGACCGCATTCGCGCGCGATCGCCTGGGGCAGACCGCGACAGCGATCGAGTCCGCCCGTCAGGCGCTGGCCGTGGACGACACGAACCCACTTGTCTGGGACTTCGTCATCGAGGCGCTGATCCGGAGCGACGAAGCGCCCGCCGCCCTCGCCGCCGCCATCCGAGCCCAGAAGAAGTTCCCGGATCGAGGCGATACGCAGTACCTGTTCGCGTTAGCGAGCCACCACGTGGTGGAGAGTCCGCTCAGCAAGTTGGCCCTGCGCAATCTGGAAGAGGCCGAACCCGGAAGTGCGCGAGTGGCGCTAGCCGAGGGTCTGGCGCTGCGGAAACAAGGGCGAACCGAAGAAGCGCTAGCGGCATTCGAGAACGCCGCCCGCCGGGGAGCTCCGGACGCGCATCTGCTGCTCGGCATCTTGCGGAAAGAAGGTGGAGACTACGCGGCGGCGGAACGCGAATTGCGGGCCGCCACACGTCAAAACCCGCGGAATGGACAAGCGTTTCTTGAACTCGGCAAGCTGCTGTTCTCGCGCGGAGACCTGCCCGGCGCTCGCCTGAGGCTGGAAACCGCCGAGGGGCTGATGCCGGAGGCCTCCACCGTCCACTATCAACTGGGCCTCCTGTACCGGAGGCTGGGACTCACCGGGAAAGCGGCCGAACAACTCAGCAGAGTCCGCAACACCGGCGCGGCCGCCAAGTGA
- a CDS encoding creatininase family protein, translated as MPKTPYLYQHHTWVELGEVAKRQPVVVLPIGSVEDHGPHLPLDVDNFLIWTICEEAARRAEGDILLMPIIPYGFETHHMDFHGTIDIHMEHLLHYVLDVTKSIAHHGFRRILIADGHGSNMPILDLVARRTILETEALCAAFLWPSLALKEIRALRESGRGGMSHACELETSVYLYLEGERVQMDKARKETGMPASDFIWSDLTDPGPIRMMDHWTRFSKSGVNGDPTLATAEKGKAIYEAVVTSFVRFAREFQQRPRGERTDYHE; from the coding sequence ATGCCAAAAACCCCCTACCTCTACCAGCACCACACATGGGTCGAACTGGGCGAAGTCGCCAAGCGCCAGCCGGTGGTTGTGCTCCCGATCGGATCGGTGGAAGATCACGGTCCCCACCTCCCGCTCGATGTCGATAACTTCCTTATCTGGACGATCTGCGAAGAGGCGGCCCGCCGCGCCGAGGGCGACATTCTGCTGATGCCGATCATTCCCTACGGCTTTGAGACGCACCACATGGATTTCCATGGCACCATCGACATCCACATGGAGCACCTGCTCCACTACGTGCTCGATGTCACCAAGAGCATCGCCCACCACGGCTTCCGGCGCATCCTGATCGCCGACGGCCATGGCTCCAACATGCCCATTCTCGATCTCGTCGCCCGCCGCACCATCCTCGAGACCGAAGCGCTTTGCGCCGCGTTCTTGTGGCCTTCGCTCGCGTTGAAGGAAATCCGCGCGCTACGGGAGTCCGGCCGCGGCGGCATGTCGCACGCCTGCGAACTGGAGACGTCGGTCTATCTTTATCTCGAAGGCGAACGCGTGCAGATGGACAAGGCTCGCAAGGAGACCGGCATGCCCGCCTCCGATTTCATCTGGAGCGACCTGACCGATCCCGGCCCGATCCGCATGATGGACCACTGGACCCGGTTCTCGAAATCCGGGGTGAACGGCGATCCGACGCTCGCCACGGCGGAAAAAGGCAAGGCAATCTACGAAGCCGTAGTGACCAGTTTCGTTCGCTTCGCCCGTGAGTTCCAGCAGCGCCCCCGCGGCGAGCGGACCGACTATCACGAGTAG
- a CDS encoding MFS transporter, with protein MPEAPTATRYRVTALVLAAAVITYLDRVCISVAAPLMQRDLSLSQSQMGVVFSVFAVAYAIFEIPAAVLGDRWGQRRTMIRIVAWWSAFTMLTGAAFSYASLVATRFFFGAGEAGAFPTLSRALSRWFPVDARSRANGLMWMGARLGGAISPVLAVGAIALWGWRWTFAVFGLAGLAWVAVWTRWYRDDPAAHPAVNAAELDLIRVGAAPAPSRTEKLPWRTLLFQKDLLILCATYFASGFGFQFFVTWLPTYLTKEHGLTLERSGVYSALPLLAGATGCALGGLAADWITRRSGSLAWGRRAVAVTGFFLGALGFVAAISARTPEMAILCLVAASGLHDLTLPVAWATCTDLGGRFGGAAGGWMNLASSISGIMAPVAAAELAQAFGSFHPLFWVAAGMYVFGGTLWFWIDPRKTPGI; from the coding sequence ATGCCCGAGGCGCCGACGGCGACCCGCTACCGCGTGACCGCGCTCGTGCTCGCCGCGGCCGTCATCACCTATCTCGACCGCGTTTGCATCTCGGTGGCCGCCCCGCTCATGCAGCGCGACCTCTCCCTCTCGCAGTCCCAGATGGGCGTGGTTTTCTCGGTTTTCGCCGTTGCGTACGCGATCTTCGAGATTCCGGCCGCGGTGCTCGGCGACCGGTGGGGCCAGCGCCGCACCATGATCCGCATCGTCGCCTGGTGGTCCGCCTTCACCATGCTCACCGGCGCCGCCTTCAGCTACGCGTCGCTGGTCGCCACCCGGTTCTTTTTCGGCGCGGGCGAGGCAGGCGCGTTTCCAACGCTTTCCCGAGCGCTTTCCCGCTGGTTTCCTGTCGACGCGCGCAGCCGCGCCAACGGATTGATGTGGATGGGCGCACGACTCGGCGGCGCCATCTCGCCGGTTCTGGCCGTCGGCGCAATCGCGCTCTGGGGCTGGCGGTGGACGTTCGCCGTCTTCGGACTCGCCGGACTCGCCTGGGTCGCCGTCTGGACTCGTTGGTATCGCGACGATCCCGCCGCTCATCCAGCCGTGAACGCCGCCGAACTCGACCTCATCCGCGTAGGCGCGGCCCCGGCGCCGTCCCGCACCGAAAAGCTGCCGTGGCGCACGCTACTTTTCCAGAAAGACCTTCTCATCCTCTGCGCCACCTACTTTGCTTCGGGCTTCGGCTTCCAGTTCTTCGTCACCTGGCTGCCTACTTACCTCACTAAGGAACACGGGCTCACGCTCGAGCGCTCCGGCGTCTACTCGGCGCTCCCGCTGTTGGCCGGTGCTACGGGATGCGCCCTGGGAGGTCTGGCGGCCGATTGGATCACCCGCCGCAGCGGCAGCCTCGCGTGGGGGCGGCGCGCCGTCGCCGTCACCGGATTCTTCCTCGGCGCGCTCGGATTCGTCGCCGCCATCTCCGCGCGTACGCCCGAGATGGCTATCCTCTGCCTCGTTGCCGCCTCCGGGCTGCATGACCTGACGCTCCCGGTGGCCTGGGCCACCTGCACCGATCTCGGCGGACGCTTCGGCGGCGCGGCTGGCGGCTGGATGAACCTCGCCTCCAGTATTTCCGGTATCATGGCGCCTGTGGCTGCGGCGGAACTAGCGCAGGCGTTCGGTTCGTTCCATCCGTTGTTCTGGGTCGCCGCGGGCATGTACGTCTTTGGCGGAACGCTCTGGTTCTGGATCGATCCGCGAAAGACGCCCGGAATCTGA
- a CDS encoding PadR family transcriptional regulator — MANPPLELVKGTLDLLILRTLDLRPMHGSAIAERIAQVTKGTFQVKAGSLFPALHRLEQEGWIEGGWRESAEGRRVRSYSLTRDGRRQLAVEKKTWARVVEAMTSALESA, encoded by the coding sequence ATGGCCAATCCTCCGCTCGAACTCGTGAAAGGCACCCTGGACCTGCTGATTCTGCGAACGCTTGATCTGCGCCCAATGCACGGCTCAGCTATCGCGGAACGAATCGCTCAGGTCACGAAAGGGACATTCCAGGTGAAGGCGGGCTCCTTGTTTCCGGCTCTGCACCGGCTGGAGCAGGAGGGGTGGATCGAGGGCGGCTGGCGGGAATCCGCGGAGGGCCGGCGGGTCCGGTCGTATTCGCTCACGCGCGACGGCAGGCGGCAGCTGGCTGTCGAGAAGAAGACGTGGGCCCGGGTGGTGGAAGCCATGACATCGGCGCTCGAATCGGCGTGA
- a CDS encoding permease prefix domain 1-containing protein, with translation MRFARQIQWLLLRLLRKRQGEESLDAEIGSHLEEGAARWIAAGLSDSEARRRARIEVGSMALLKDEVRDVWVGRGLETAAQDAAFACRSLLRTPGFTALVIGTLSVGIGPPLPCTAWCGPCCGGRFRIPSRTGS, from the coding sequence ATGCGATTTGCCCGCCAGATCCAATGGCTCCTGCTGCGCCTGCTGCGGAAGCGCCAGGGGGAGGAATCTCTCGACGCCGAGATCGGCTCGCACCTCGAAGAAGGCGCCGCTCGCTGGATCGCGGCCGGCTTGAGCGACTCGGAAGCGCGGCGCCGGGCGCGGATCGAGGTCGGAAGCATGGCCCTGTTGAAGGACGAAGTCCGCGACGTGTGGGTAGGGCGAGGATTGGAGACTGCGGCTCAGGATGCCGCTTTCGCGTGCCGTTCCCTGCTCCGGACTCCCGGCTTCACCGCGCTTGTGATCGGCACGCTCTCCGTCGGCATCGGGCCGCCCTTACCATGTACAGCCTGGTGCGGGCCGTGCTGTGGAGGCCGCTTCCGTATCCCGAGCCGGACCGGATCGTGA
- a CDS encoding ABC transporter permease, giving the protein MYSLVRAVLWRPLPYPEPDRIVTLRVDARDVTNAGATPGEAVDLKDRARSLHQVSMIDTGAGNLEWMGEPERIVQARVSDGVFPLLGARMALGRALDTRIYARPGGAAAIAISGEFWRERFAADEGVIGRNVRLNDVEVEIAGVVAPGFRLFLPPAVSEASEVDVWLPYSMDPVRRYRGTAVLARLRPGFSVEMANAELWALAAQFEREHPE; this is encoded by the coding sequence ATGTACAGCCTGGTGCGGGCCGTGCTGTGGAGGCCGCTTCCGTATCCCGAGCCGGACCGGATCGTGACGCTTCGCGTGGACGCGCGCGATGTCACCAATGCCGGCGCGACGCCAGGGGAAGCCGTGGACCTGAAAGATCGCGCTCGATCGCTGCACCAGGTTTCGATGATCGATACGGGCGCCGGCAACCTGGAGTGGATGGGCGAGCCGGAGCGCATCGTGCAAGCTCGCGTTTCCGACGGCGTCTTCCCGCTGCTGGGCGCGCGCATGGCGCTCGGAAGGGCGCTCGATACGAGGATCTACGCTCGACCCGGCGGCGCCGCGGCGATCGCGATCAGCGGCGAATTCTGGCGTGAGCGATTCGCCGCCGACGAAGGCGTTATCGGGAGAAACGTCCGCCTCAACGATGTGGAAGTAGAAATCGCCGGAGTAGTGGCTCCGGGATTTCGTCTGTTTCTACCGCCGGCGGTGAGCGAGGCAAGTGAAGTCGACGTGTGGCTGCCGTACTCCATGGACCCCGTCCGCCGTTACCGCGGCACGGCTGTTCTGGCGCGGCTCCGGCCGGGTTTCTCCGTCGAAATGGCCAACGCGGAACTGTGGGCGCTGGCGGCGCAGTTCGAGCGGGAGCATCCCGAGTAG
- a CDS encoding FtsX-like permease family protein, whose amino-acid sequence MTRDARPALFLLSCAVAFVLLIACVNAAGLMLTRGLARQREFEVRRALGAGRTRIMRQILTESLLLSLASAALGLLCARAGLAAIAGMKATRIPLQSRIEVDAPVALVALAMAVGASLLAGLLPAWRLASRGRSDSWHANRAGTMGTGARRFQRALVGIEVGLSIVPLVCGGLMLRSFRNLINAPLGFDTRNVITALVPFSLARYPDVPQQAALMRDVIDRVRALPGVRSASAAGPLPLAANQQRRRVGRNDQPGAAPVEAMQQGSMPGYLGVMGMPLEGRPRLYRRRCRHPTRRYDHRRATGQEAVAGGSDREAPLGLPNRLEA is encoded by the coding sequence ATGACTCGCGATGCCCGGCCCGCGCTCTTTCTCCTGTCGTGCGCCGTGGCCTTTGTGTTGTTGATTGCGTGCGTGAACGCGGCCGGCCTGATGCTCACGCGTGGTCTGGCCCGGCAGCGGGAGTTCGAGGTCCGCCGAGCGCTTGGCGCCGGGCGCACTCGCATCATGCGCCAGATCCTGACGGAAAGCCTGCTGCTTTCGCTCGCATCGGCGGCGCTCGGACTGTTGTGCGCTCGCGCTGGGCTCGCGGCGATCGCCGGCATGAAGGCTACGCGCATCCCGCTGCAGTCGAGAATCGAAGTGGATGCTCCGGTGGCGCTCGTGGCCCTGGCGATGGCGGTGGGCGCGAGCCTGCTCGCCGGGTTGCTACCGGCGTGGCGATTGGCGTCGCGCGGGAGAAGTGACTCGTGGCATGCGAATCGCGCGGGAACCATGGGGACCGGCGCCCGCAGATTCCAGCGCGCCCTGGTCGGCATCGAGGTCGGGCTGTCGATCGTACCGCTGGTGTGCGGAGGGCTGATGCTGCGCTCGTTCCGCAATCTCATCAATGCACCCTTGGGATTCGACACCCGGAATGTCATCACGGCTCTTGTTCCGTTCAGCCTTGCGCGATATCCCGACGTTCCACAGCAGGCCGCATTGATGCGCGACGTGATTGACCGGGTGCGGGCCCTGCCCGGCGTCCGAAGCGCGAGCGCAGCAGGCCCGCTGCCTCTGGCTGCCAACCAGCAGAGGCGCCGTGTGGGCCGCAACGACCAACCCGGCGCAGCGCCCGTCGAGGCGATGCAGCAAGGCTCCATGCCCGGGTACCTCGGCGTAATGGGTATGCCCTTGGAGGGCCGGCCGCGACTTTACCGACGACGATGTCGCCACCCAACGCGCCGTTACGATCATCGACGAGCGACTGGCCAAGAGGCTGTGGCCGGAGGGAGCGATCGGGAAGCGCCTCTCGGTCTTCCGAACCGGTTGGAGGCATGA
- a CDS encoding FtsX-like permease family protein: MDERLAKRLWPEGAIGKRLSVFRTGWRHDVEVVGVAAAARTNRVRDEGIPYFMIPSVESSLAIETAATVEQIASAIRSAAAQAHVGRAVSEIHPMSELVADSIGDTRFVLAVLTAFAIVSVLLAAAGLYGALAYLTARRAREFGIRLSLGSSSHAIVAIVIRESVRFASAGAALGLAGALAVARAFDGMLYGVGPTDATTLALAAASMGIVALLAGGVPAWTAARIDPKVSLRSE, from the coding sequence ATCGACGAGCGACTGGCCAAGAGGCTGTGGCCGGAGGGAGCGATCGGGAAGCGCCTCTCGGTCTTCCGAACCGGTTGGAGGCATGACGTCGAGGTGGTGGGCGTGGCCGCGGCAGCGCGAACAAACCGGGTCCGCGACGAGGGGATTCCGTACTTCATGATTCCGTCGGTCGAATCATCGCTGGCAATCGAGACGGCGGCCACGGTGGAGCAGATCGCTTCCGCGATCCGATCCGCCGCGGCTCAGGCACACGTCGGGCGGGCGGTATCCGAGATTCATCCGATGAGCGAATTGGTTGCTGATTCGATCGGCGACACCCGCTTTGTTCTCGCCGTTCTGACAGCGTTCGCGATCGTATCGGTGCTGCTGGCGGCGGCCGGGCTCTACGGCGCGCTCGCCTACCTCACAGCGCGGCGGGCGCGCGAGTTCGGCATCCGCCTTTCCCTCGGTTCGAGCAGCCACGCGATCGTAGCGATTGTGATCCGGGAGAGCGTGCGGTTCGCCTCCGCTGGCGCCGCCTTGGGGCTCGCGGGCGCCCTCGCCGTAGCGCGTGCTTTCGACGGGATGCTCTACGGAGTTGGACCCACCGACGCAACGACTCTCGCCTTGGCCGCCGCGTCGATGGGCATCGTTGCGCTGCTGGCCGGCGGCGTGCCCGCCTGGACGGCCGCCAGGATCGACCCCAAAGTGTCGCTCCGCAGCGAGTGA
- a CDS encoding class I SAM-dependent methyltransferase, with amino-acid sequence MTKPAMAAYALGHSEGELQRLAMQNRMFGELTLDVFRRAGIGEGMKVADFGCGAGDTTFLLRAMVGPGGHVIGIDRSADAIAKARQRAAAVELDNVEFVEANADDWSPAEPLDAVAGRFVMMYQSDPAAWLRRVAGLVRHGGIVAFQEIVVGQLRVVGDAPLFARGADVMLETFRRSGADPNMGDRLAPVFRAAGLGDPGMIAAQRVECGPDSAGYALFAGTLASLMPVAEKLGVTTAAEIEVDTLAGRLREEVVRTGATMFLPLLVGAWATTAE; translated from the coding sequence ATGACGAAACCAGCGATGGCCGCCTATGCATTGGGGCACAGCGAGGGCGAACTCCAACGGCTCGCGATGCAGAACCGGATGTTCGGTGAGTTGACGCTCGACGTCTTCCGCCGCGCGGGAATCGGCGAAGGGATGAAAGTGGCGGATTTCGGGTGCGGCGCGGGTGACACCACGTTCCTGCTTCGCGCGATGGTGGGGCCGGGCGGACACGTGATCGGTATCGACCGCTCCGCGGATGCGATCGCCAAAGCCCGGCAGCGGGCGGCCGCGGTGGAATTGGACAACGTGGAGTTCGTGGAAGCGAATGCGGACGACTGGTCGCCGGCGGAGCCGCTGGACGCCGTGGCCGGCCGCTTCGTAATGATGTACCAGTCGGACCCGGCCGCCTGGCTGCGCCGCGTGGCGGGCCTCGTCAGGCACGGTGGCATCGTGGCGTTTCAGGAGATCGTGGTGGGCCAGTTGCGCGTCGTTGGCGACGCTCCGCTGTTCGCTCGCGGCGCGGACGTGATGCTCGAAACCTTCCGCCGTTCCGGGGCGGACCCGAACATGGGTGACCGGTTGGCGCCGGTTTTTCGCGCAGCCGGGCTGGGCGATCCGGGGATGATCGCCGCTCAACGGGTGGAGTGCGGACCCGACAGCGCAGGCTACGCCTTGTTCGCCGGCACGCTCGCCAGCCTGATGCCGGTGGCTGAGAAACTGGGCGTAACGACAGCGGCAGAAATCGAGGTCGATACGCTGGCCGGGCGGCTGCGGGAGGAAGTGGTTCGCACGGGCGCGACGATGTTCCTGCCGCTCCTGGTGGGGGCTTGGGCGACGACGGCGGAGTAG
- the proS gene encoding proline--tRNA ligase produces MSITPRSKDFAAWYQDVVLQGDMAEPAEVVKGCMVIKPNGYAVWERLQGELDRRFKATGHKNVYFPMFIPESFLRKEAEHVEGFSPELAVVTIAGGKKLEEPYVVRPTSETIIGHFFSRWIQSYRDLPLLFNQWANVVRWELRTRMFLRTSEFLWQEGHTAHATEEEAREEAIRMLHVYGDVAEEVMAMPVIRGVKSRAEKFAGAVRSFCIEAMMQNGLALQAGTSHELGQNFGKAFNVQYQSKEGKLEYVWQTSWGVSTRLIGGLIMTHSDDKGLVLPPKLAPVKAVIVPIYKKDTDKDTVLAAAAQIADDLRAAGHDTEIDAREEHSPGHKFFHWERLGVPVTIELGPRDIAAGQCVVKRRDAGTKEPAPLEGIAARVGAVLGEMQTGLLATARERLRANTVEASTLDEVREILSPATAEKGGGKFVMAYIKDDPECDAKVKEFRASVRCIPVGKDPLGHDGDGACVVTGERVAKRSVIAKAY; encoded by the coding sequence ATGAGTATCACCCCGCGTTCGAAGGATTTTGCCGCCTGGTATCAGGACGTTGTTCTCCAAGGCGACATGGCTGAGCCGGCCGAGGTCGTGAAGGGCTGCATGGTGATCAAGCCGAACGGCTACGCCGTCTGGGAACGCCTGCAGGGCGAGTTGGACCGGCGGTTCAAGGCCACCGGGCACAAGAACGTCTACTTCCCGATGTTCATCCCGGAGAGCTTCCTGCGCAAGGAAGCAGAGCATGTGGAAGGCTTCTCGCCGGAGTTGGCCGTGGTTACCATCGCCGGGGGCAAGAAGCTCGAAGAGCCATATGTGGTAAGGCCGACGTCGGAGACCATCATCGGGCATTTCTTCTCCCGGTGGATTCAGAGCTACCGCGATCTGCCGTTGCTGTTCAATCAATGGGCGAACGTCGTGCGTTGGGAACTGAGGACGCGGATGTTCCTCCGCACCTCAGAATTCTTGTGGCAGGAAGGGCACACCGCGCACGCCACGGAAGAAGAAGCGCGCGAGGAAGCGATCCGGATGCTGCACGTCTACGGCGACGTGGCGGAGGAAGTGATGGCCATGCCGGTGATCCGCGGCGTAAAGTCGCGGGCGGAGAAGTTCGCGGGCGCCGTGCGGTCGTTTTGCATCGAGGCGATGATGCAGAACGGACTGGCTCTCCAGGCGGGCACGAGCCATGAGCTCGGACAAAACTTCGGCAAGGCGTTCAACGTCCAGTACCAGAGCAAGGAAGGCAAGCTCGAGTACGTGTGGCAGACAAGCTGGGGCGTGAGCACGCGGCTGATCGGCGGGCTGATCATGACTCATTCCGATGACAAGGGCCTGGTGCTGCCGCCGAAGCTCGCGCCGGTGAAAGCGGTGATCGTACCGATCTATAAGAAGGACACTGACAAGGACACGGTTCTCGCGGCGGCGGCACAGATCGCCGATGATCTCCGCGCGGCCGGCCACGATACCGAGATCGACGCGCGCGAGGAGCACAGCCCGGGGCACAAGTTCTTCCATTGGGAGCGGCTGGGCGTCCCGGTAACCATCGAACTGGGGCCCCGCGACATCGCGGCCGGGCAATGCGTAGTGAAGCGGCGGGACGCGGGGACCAAGGAACCCGCGCCGCTCGAAGGGATCGCGGCAAGAGTGGGCGCAGTACTCGGGGAGATGCAGACGGGATTGCTTGCGACGGCTCGCGAACGGCTGCGGGCGAACACGGTGGAGGCGTCCACGCTCGACGAGGTCCGCGAGATACTGAGTCCGGCGACGGCGGAGAAGGGTGGCGGCAAGTTTGTGATGGCTTACATCAAGGACGATCCGGAGTGCGACGCGAAGGTGAAGGAGTTCCGGGCAAGTGTCCGATGCATTCCGGTGGGCAAGGATCCGTTGGGGCACGACGGGGATGGCGCGTGCGTCGTGACAGGCGAGCGCGTGGCGAAGAGAAGCGTGATCGCGAAGGCGTATTAG